The Oscillospiraceae bacterium genome contains a region encoding:
- a CDS encoding CoA-disulfide reductase — protein sequence MKVVIIGGVAGGASAAARLRRLDESAEIVMLERSGYVSYANCGLPYYVGGTIKEKRALTLQTPESFWGRFRIDARVRHEAVSIDPEARTVTVRRLADGSQYSETYDELILAPGAKPICPPLPGVGGSRVFTLRNVENALALRGFIQQSAPKRAVVVGGGYIGLEIAENLMQAGLSVTVVELAPQVLAPLDGDMAAIVQGYLRGQGVQLRLGAGVTAFQEGPGGLTASLSTGETLSADLAVMAVGVVPDTGLAKAAGLELGAKGSIVVDAEMRTSAPHIFAVGDAVQVKHLVTGQNTLISLAGPANRQGRIAADNICGIPSRYDSSQGSSVIKLFGLTVAATGVNGRQAAAANLAAEPVITLSASHATYYPGSSNITVKTLFEPHTGRLLGAQLIGFEGVEKRCDVLATALRAGMTCHDLAELELCYAPPYSSAKDPVNMAGFIMQNVLAGRVQQFHWEQLPAVLMDPSAGVLDVREEGEWAAGHLEGAVHIPLNELRERLAGLDAGKTWYVHCHSGLRSYIACRILSQNGIRCFNLSGGYGFYEAVQNGLDATPRHDCGAQIAGGRTL from the coding sequence ATGAAAGTGGTCATCATCGGCGGCGTTGCCGGCGGCGCTTCCGCCGCGGCAAGGCTGCGCCGGCTGGACGAAAGCGCCGAGATCGTAATGCTGGAGCGCAGCGGCTATGTTTCCTATGCAAACTGCGGGCTTCCCTATTATGTGGGCGGAACGATCAAGGAAAAGCGCGCCCTGACCCTGCAAACGCCCGAGAGCTTCTGGGGGCGCTTTCGCATCGACGCGCGTGTGCGCCACGAGGCGGTGTCCATTGACCCTGAAGCCCGCACGGTCACCGTGCGCCGCCTGGCCGACGGCTCCCAATATTCCGAAACCTACGACGAATTGATCCTGGCGCCGGGCGCAAAGCCCATCTGCCCGCCCCTGCCGGGGGTCGGCGGCTCCCGGGTGTTCACCCTGCGCAATGTGGAAAACGCCCTTGCCCTGCGCGGCTTCATTCAGCAAAGCGCCCCAAAGCGCGCGGTGGTGGTGGGCGGCGGCTACATTGGGCTGGAAATTGCCGAAAACCTGATGCAGGCCGGCCTTTCGGTCACCGTGGTGGAGCTGGCGCCCCAGGTCCTGGCCCCCCTGGACGGCGACATGGCGGCCATCGTGCAGGGATACCTGCGCGGGCAGGGCGTGCAGCTGCGCCTCGGCGCCGGCGTGACCGCCTTCCAGGAGGGGCCAGGGGGTCTGACCGCCTCCCTCTCCACCGGCGAAACCCTCAGCGCCGACCTTGCGGTAATGGCCGTGGGGGTCGTGCCGGATACCGGCCTTGCAAAGGCCGCCGGGCTCGAGCTGGGGGCAAAGGGCTCCATTGTGGTGGACGCCGAAATGCGCACCAGCGCGCCCCACATCTTTGCCGTGGGCGACGCGGTGCAGGTAAAGCACCTGGTCACCGGGCAGAACACCCTTATCAGTTTGGCCGGCCCCGCCAACCGGCAGGGCCGCATCGCGGCCGACAACATCTGCGGCATCCCCAGCCGATACGATTCCAGCCAGGGCTCCAGCGTGATCAAGCTGTTCGGCCTCACGGTGGCGGCCACCGGCGTAAACGGGCGGCAGGCCGCCGCGGCAAACCTTGCCGCCGAGCCGGTGATTACCCTTTCCGCCAGCCACGCCACCTACTACCCGGGCTCCAGCAACATCACGGTAAAAACCCTGTTCGAGCCCCATACCGGCCGGCTGCTGGGCGCGCAGCTCATCGGCTTCGAGGGGGTGGAAAAGCGCTGCGACGTTCTGGCCACCGCGCTGCGGGCGGGCATGACCTGCCACGATCTGGCCGAACTGGAGCTGTGCTACGCGCCGCCCTATTCCTCTGCCAAAGACCCGGTAAACATGGCGGGCTTTATCATGCAGAATGTGCTGGCCGGGCGCGTGCAGCAGTTCCACTGGGAGCAGCTGCCTGCTGTTTTGATGGACCCCAGCGCCGGCGTGCTGGACGTGCGCGAAGAGGGCGAATGGGCCGCCGGCCACCTGGAGGGGGCGGTGCATATCCCGCTGAACGAGCTGCGCGAGCGCCTTGCCGGGCTGGATGCGGGCAAAACCTGGTACGTGCACTGCCACAGCGGGCTGCGCAGCTATATCGCCTGCCGTATTTTAAGCCAGAACGGCATCCGCTGCTTTAACCTTTCCGGCGGATACGGCTTTTACGAGGCCGTTCAGAACGGGCTGGACGCCACGCCCCGGCACGACTGCGGCGCACAGATCGCAGGGGGGCGGACGCTTTGA
- a CDS encoding thioredoxin, translated as MSVLTIDSNNFEAEVLNSEVPVLVDFWATWCGPCRMMSPVVDEIAQEKAGQLKVGKINVDDQPGLASQFGVMSIPTLILFKNGKAVQQSVGLKPKGDILAML; from the coding sequence ATGAGTGTTCTGACCATTGACAGCAATAATTTCGAGGCCGAAGTGCTGAACAGCGAAGTGCCTGTACTGGTGGATTTTTGGGCCACCTGGTGCGGCCCCTGCCGCATGATGAGCCCGGTGGTGGACGAGATCGCCCAGGAAAAGGCCGGCCAGCTCAAGGTGGGCAAGATCAATGTGGACGATCAGCCCGGTCTTGCATCCCAGTTCGGGGTGATGAGCATCCCCACCCTGATCCTGTTCAAGAACGGCAAGGCTGTGCAGCAGAGCGTGGGCCTGAAGCCCAAGGGCGATATCCTGGCTATGCTGTGA
- a CDS encoding Crp/Fnr family transcriptional regulator, which yields MEFYECLPFWAGLDQTQKQELLQCTSLHHAAKGQVVHNGTSDCIGLLILASGQLRGYSLSEDGREVTLYRLFPRDVCVLSAYCMLNSLQFDIAVQAEKDCIFWRIPAPVYKRLMHQSAPVSNFTLELIASRFSDVMWLLDQILYKHLDSRLAGFLLTECELNDTRVIHLTHEEIAHHLGSAREVVTRMLKYLATEGMVELGRGCITVTDPARLEEIGGASLR from the coding sequence ATGGAATTTTACGAATGCCTGCCCTTTTGGGCCGGGCTGGACCAAACGCAAAAGCAGGAGCTTTTGCAGTGCACCAGCCTGCACCACGCCGCAAAAGGGCAGGTGGTGCACAACGGCACCTCCGATTGCATCGGCCTGCTGATTCTTGCAAGCGGCCAGCTGCGGGGCTATTCCCTCTCGGAAGACGGGCGCGAGGTGACCCTTTACCGGTTGTTCCCGCGGGATGTTTGCGTGCTTTCGGCCTACTGCATGCTCAACAGCCTCCAGTTCGACATTGCCGTGCAGGCCGAAAAAGACTGCATCTTCTGGCGCATCCCCGCGCCGGTTTACAAGCGGCTGATGCATCAGTCGGCCCCGGTCTCGAACTTTACGCTGGAGCTCATCGCAAGCCGCTTTTCCGATGTGATGTGGCTGCTGGACCAGATCCTTTATAAGCATCTGGACAGCCGCCTTGCCGGCTTTCTGCTCACCGAGTGCGAACTGAACGACACCCGTGTCATTCACCTGACCCACGAGGAGATCGCGCACCACCTGGGCAGCGCCCGCGAGGTGGTGACCCGCATGCTCAAGTACCTTGCCACAGAGGGCATGGTGGAGTTGGGGCGCGGCTGTATCACCGTGACCGACCCCGCCCGCCTGGAGGAAATCGGCGGCGCAAGCCTGCGATAG
- a CDS encoding membrane protein, which produces MSFAELFVLAVGLSMDALAVSICKGLSQPALKARHLIVTGLYFGVFQALMPLLGWLLGAQFERFISGFDHWIVFILLGLIGLGMIRESREKSCPASSSSFGPKAMFPLAVATSIDALAAGVSLALLSVDILWAILLIGLTTFFLSALGVWVGHRFGARYKSRAELAGGVVLILMGTKILLQHLGVLPF; this is translated from the coding sequence ATGAGTTTTGCCGAACTGTTCGTACTGGCGGTGGGCCTTTCCATGGATGCGCTGGCTGTGTCGATCTGCAAGGGCCTGAGCCAGCCCGCCCTCAAGGCGCGTCATCTGATCGTCACCGGCCTTTATTTTGGCGTTTTCCAGGCGCTGATGCCCCTGCTGGGCTGGCTCCTGGGCGCCCAGTTTGAGCGCTTTATCTCCGGTTTCGATCATTGGATCGTGTTTATCCTGCTGGGGCTCATCGGCCTGGGAATGATCCGGGAATCACGCGAGAAATCCTGCCCGGCCTCCAGCAGTTCCTTTGGCCCCAAAGCCATGTTTCCGCTGGCGGTGGCCACCAGCATCGACGCTTTGGCCGCGGGCGTGTCCCTGGCGCTTTTGTCGGTGGACATCCTGTGGGCGATCCTGCTGATCGGCCTCACCACCTTTTTTCTCTCGGCGCTGGGGGTATGGGTCGGCCACCGGTTCGGCGCCCGCTATAAATCCCGGGCGGAACTGGCGGGGGGCGTTGTGCTGATCCTCATGGGCACAAAGATCCTGCTGCAGCACCTGGGCGTGCTGCCTTTTTAA
- a CDS encoding membrane protein has protein sequence MNSKYKGIFYIITAAFFFALMSLFVRLAGDLPSVQKSFFRNLVAVAAAAVVLARSRPALYLNRGDWGYLFLRAAFGTVGVLCNFYAIDHLLLADATMLNKLSPFFAILLGVVVLGERLRPFQVGAVLAAFAGALLVIKPSGSNLSLLPAAVGLLGGFGAGVAYTMVRVLGKRGVPGPFIVFTFSAFSCLATLPPMLLSSSPMTAAQWGMLLLAGASAAAAQFAVTAAYRCAPAREISVFDYSQIVFSALWGFLVFGQVPDALSWLGYAVICGTAVANFLHTVKKAA, from the coding sequence TTGAACTCCAAATACAAAGGGATCTTTTACATCATCACAGCCGCCTTTTTCTTTGCGCTCATGAGCCTGTTCGTGCGGCTTGCCGGGGATCTTCCCTCGGTGCAAAAAAGCTTTTTCCGCAACCTGGTCGCGGTGGCTGCTGCCGCCGTGGTGCTGGCGCGCAGCCGCCCCGCACTGTATCTGAACCGCGGCGATTGGGGGTATCTGTTTTTGCGGGCCGCTTTCGGCACCGTGGGCGTGCTGTGCAATTTTTACGCCATCGACCATCTCCTTCTGGCCGACGCCACCATGCTGAACAAGCTCTCCCCCTTCTTCGCCATTTTGCTGGGGGTCGTGGTGCTGGGCGAGCGCCTGCGGCCGTTCCAGGTGGGCGCGGTGCTGGCGGCCTTTGCGGGGGCGCTGCTGGTCATCAAGCCCAGCGGGTCGAACCTCTCGCTCCTGCCAGCTGCGGTGGGCCTGCTGGGCGGTTTCGGGGCGGGGGTGGCTTACACCATGGTGCGTGTGCTCGGCAAGCGCGGCGTGCCGGGGCCGTTTATCGTTTTCACTTTTTCCGCCTTCTCCTGCCTTGCCACCCTGCCCCCCATGCTGCTCTCCTCCTCCCCCATGACGGCGGCCCAGTGGGGCATGCTTCTGCTGGCGGGCGCCTCTGCGGCCGCGGCTCAATTTGCCGTTACGGCGGCCTATCGCTGCGCGCCCGCCCGGGAGATATCGGTATTCGATTATTCCCAGATCGTATTTTCGGCCCTGTGGGGCTTTTTGGTTTTCGGCCAGGTGCCGGACGCCCTCAGCTGGCTGGGCTACGCCGTGATCTGCGGCACGGCGGTGGCCAATTTCCTGCACACTGTAAAAAAAGCTGCTTAA
- a CDS encoding ABC transporter substrate-binding protein — protein MKKFFALALVCVMALAALLTGCGGAPAAAGKQLAVQIGPNPETVDPALNSTIDGATMLLHAFETLLTIDENNEIQPGQAEIWEVSEDGMTWTFHLRQGLKWSDGTDLTADDFVYSWKRVADPNTAAPYSDTALGMVKGFQEAIKGNPDALGVSAPDASTFVVELGQPCTYFEKIAAFVTLSPVQQASVEANGEAWSVEPATYISNGPFRMKEWTPSSHITFEKNPYYWNAAAVKLDNLKFVLMEDSTAAYTAYQTGEVLFIKDVPTEEIPSLTKAENGGDFYVKPIMGTYYLNINLEHEQFQDARVRKALSLAIDRDHVAEVLMQGTYTAAANLIGPGITDADGSTLFMDKANGGQPYMSTSADLEQAKALLAEAGYPGGAGFPAIQYVINDSGYHKVVAEYLQQAWGELGLTVNVEVVEWSSFTPQRRAGDYDIARNGWSFDYNDPSSMLELFATGNGNNDGKYSNPEYDAALETARTTHDVEERFAALHTAEDIIMNEMGMLPIAYYNDFWLQSSKITGSWHSPYGYYYFMFADVTE, from the coding sequence ATGAAAAAGTTTTTTGCTCTGGCGCTGGTCTGCGTCATGGCTCTGGCCGCCCTGCTCACCGGCTGCGGCGGCGCGCCCGCCGCTGCCGGCAAGCAGCTGGCGGTGCAGATCGGCCCCAACCCCGAGACCGTCGATCCCGCGCTGAACAGCACCATCGACGGCGCCACCATGCTGCTGCACGCCTTCGAGACCCTGCTCACCATCGACGAAAACAACGAGATCCAGCCCGGCCAGGCCGAGATCTGGGAGGTCAGCGAGGACGGCATGACCTGGACCTTCCATCTGCGCCAGGGCCTCAAATGGAGCGACGGCACCGACCTCACCGCCGACGACTTTGTTTATTCCTGGAAGCGGGTGGCCGACCCCAACACCGCCGCCCCCTATTCCGACACTGCCCTGGGCATGGTAAAAGGCTTCCAGGAAGCCATCAAGGGCAACCCGGACGCGCTGGGCGTTTCCGCCCCGGACGCCTCCACCTTTGTGGTGGAGCTGGGCCAGCCCTGCACTTATTTTGAAAAGATCGCCGCTTTTGTAACCTTGAGCCCCGTGCAGCAGGCCTCTGTGGAGGCCAACGGCGAGGCCTGGAGCGTGGAGCCTGCCACTTATATCTCCAACGGACCCTTCCGCATGAAGGAATGGACTCCCAGCTCCCACATCACGTTTGAAAAGAACCCGTACTACTGGAACGCTGCCGCGGTAAAGCTGGACAACCTCAAGTTTGTGCTGATGGAGGACTCCACCGCCGCCTACACCGCTTACCAGACCGGCGAAGTGCTCTTCATCAAGGATGTTCCCACCGAGGAGATTCCCAGCCTGACCAAAGCTGAAAACGGCGGTGATTTCTACGTAAAGCCCATCATGGGCACCTATTACCTGAACATCAATCTGGAGCATGAGCAGTTCCAGGATGCCCGGGTACGCAAGGCCCTCAGCCTGGCCATCGACCGCGATCACGTGGCCGAAGTGCTGATGCAGGGCACCTACACCGCCGCCGCCAACCTGATCGGCCCCGGCATCACCGACGCCGACGGCTCCACCCTGTTTATGGACAAAGCCAACGGCGGCCAGCCCTATATGAGCACCTCCGCCGACCTGGAGCAGGCCAAAGCCCTGCTGGCCGAGGCAGGCTACCCGGGCGGCGCGGGCTTCCCCGCCATCCAGTACGTCATCAACGACTCCGGCTATCACAAGGTCGTGGCCGAATACCTGCAGCAGGCCTGGGGCGAACTGGGCCTCACCGTAAATGTGGAAGTGGTCGAGTGGTCCAGCTTCACCCCGCAGCGCCGCGCCGGCGATTACGACATTGCCCGCAACGGCTGGAGCTTCGACTACAACGACCCCTCCAGCATGCTGGAACTGTTCGCCACCGGCAACGGCAACAACGACGGCAAATATTCCAACCCCGAATACGACGCCGCGCTGGAAACCGCCCGCACCACCCATGATGTGGAAGAGCGCTTTGCCGCCCTGCACACCGCCGAGGATATCATTATGAACGAAATGGGCATGCTGCCCATCGCTTATTACAATGATTTCTGGCTTCAGAGCAGCAAGATCACCGGCAGCTGGCACAGCCCCTACGGCTATTACTACTTCATGTTTGCCGATGTGACCGAATAA
- the brnQ gene encoding branched-chain amino acid transport system carrier protein, with amino-acid sequence MEKKLRFGEYITIASMLFGLFFGAGNLIFPASMGQLAGHNVWQAIGGFLITGVGLPLLAVAALGVSRCGGLAELSSRVSRGYGMFFTCALYLTIGPFFAIPRCATVSFTVGVQPLLGEQQGAALPLLIFSLLFFGAALWFSLRPSNILTWVGKVLNPLFLACLGILVITALLRPAGAISAVEPQGAYAAAPFSTGFLEGYNTMDALAGLAFGIIVVNVVRGLGVRQPGAVAASTVKAGVFSSVIMAAIYIAITLVGAQSRGAYPASANGGEALAVIARHYFGTAGGLILALTVTFACLKTSVGLITSCGETFKALFPGRFTYKVWAIGFCTVSFLIANVGLNAILNYSLPVLMFLYPLAITLILLTLLGKVYQNDGRVYRWVTGFTLAAALFDFAKALAGALPAAVSAALHLDAAVEFAGRWLPLFGLGLGWVCPAAVGFVIGFVLHKTGRGAARAN; translated from the coding sequence ATGGAAAAGAAATTGCGTTTTGGCGAATACATTACCATTGCCAGCATGCTGTTCGGCTTGTTTTTTGGGGCGGGGAATCTGATCTTCCCGGCCAGCATGGGGCAGCTTGCAGGGCACAACGTATGGCAGGCCATCGGGGGCTTTTTGATTACCGGCGTGGGGCTTCCGCTGCTGGCAGTGGCGGCCCTGGGCGTGAGCCGGTGCGGGGGCCTGGCGGAATTGAGCAGCCGGGTAAGCCGGGGCTACGGCATGTTTTTTACCTGCGCGCTCTACCTGACCATCGGGCCGTTTTTTGCGATCCCGCGCTGTGCAACCGTTTCGTTTACGGTGGGGGTGCAGCCGCTGCTGGGAGAGCAGCAGGGCGCAGCGCTGCCGCTTTTGATCTTTTCGCTGCTGTTCTTCGGTGCGGCGCTGTGGTTTTCGCTGCGGCCCTCCAACATCCTTACCTGGGTGGGTAAGGTGCTGAACCCGCTGTTTTTGGCCTGCCTTGGTATTTTGGTGATCACAGCCCTGCTGCGGCCCGCGGGCGCGATCAGCGCTGTGGAGCCCCAGGGCGCCTATGCCGCGGCGCCTTTTTCCACCGGCTTTTTAGAGGGCTACAACACGATGGACGCCCTGGCCGGGCTTGCCTTCGGGATTATTGTGGTGAATGTGGTGCGGGGGCTTGGTGTGCGGCAGCCCGGCGCTGTGGCGGCCAGCACGGTGAAGGCGGGCGTTTTCAGCAGCGTGATCATGGCGGCCATCTACATTGCCATCACGCTGGTGGGCGCTCAGAGCCGGGGGGCCTATCCGGCCAGCGCGAACGGCGGCGAGGCGCTGGCCGTGATCGCCCGGCATTATTTCGGCACGGCGGGCGGGCTGATCCTCGCCCTCACCGTTACCTTTGCCTGCCTCAAGACCTCGGTGGGGCTGATCACCAGCTGCGGCGAGACCTTTAAAGCGCTGTTTCCGGGGCGCTTTACCTATAAAGTATGGGCGATCGGGTTTTGCACTGTGTCGTTTTTGATCGCGAACGTGGGGCTGAACGCGATTTTGAACTACTCGCTGCCGGTGCTGATGTTCCTGTACCCGCTGGCGATCACCCTGATCCTGCTGACGCTGCTGGGCAAGGTGTATCAAAATGACGGCAGGGTATACCGCTGGGTGACCGGGTTTACCCTGGCGGCGGCGCTGTTCGATTTTGCAAAAGCGCTGGCCGGCGCGCTGCCCGCCGCCGTGAGCGCGGCACTTCATCTGGATGCCGCAGTGGAGTTTGCGGGGCGCTGGCTGCCGCTGTTCGGCCTGGGCCTGGGGTGGGTCTGCCCGGCGGCGGTGGGCTTTGTGATCGGGTTTGTGCTGCACAAAACCGGCAGGGGAGCAGCCAGGGCCAATTAA
- a CDS encoding sugar ABC transporter permease, giving the protein MRNAFANARYRISKALRYLPLIVWVAFFAVAFGWILLASFSTNREIFSNGLLHSGFHFENYLNVWQYNNVGRYFINSLLCTGIPCTLIILISAPAAYVLAKKTFFGKKATFNAFVVGMSVPQVMVVIPLYCWFVRAELVGHLATLLILYTGMNVPYTVFFLTSFFTTVPSSLAEAAMIDGCTETKALWKVMIPLASPGIITVTIFNFMVIWNEYFMALIFANGNDEIRTLSMGLQNIITAMTYTGDWAGLFAAVIMVLLPTLVLYLLLSEKIVSGITSGGVKG; this is encoded by the coding sequence TTGAGAAACGCATTTGCAAACGCCAGATACCGCATCTCCAAAGCGCTTCGCTATCTCCCCCTGATCGTATGGGTGGCTTTTTTTGCGGTCGCTTTTGGCTGGATCCTTCTGGCCTCCTTCAGTACCAACCGGGAAATTTTTTCAAATGGTCTGCTGCACAGCGGGTTCCATTTTGAAAATTACCTGAACGTGTGGCAATACAACAATGTGGGGCGCTATTTTATCAACAGCCTTCTCTGCACCGGTATCCCCTGCACGCTCATCATCCTGATCTCCGCGCCGGCAGCCTATGTGCTTGCCAAAAAAACGTTTTTCGGCAAAAAAGCCACCTTTAACGCCTTTGTCGTTGGCATGAGTGTTCCGCAGGTCATGGTCGTCATTCCCCTTTACTGCTGGTTTGTCCGGGCCGAGCTCGTGGGGCATTTGGCAACCCTTCTTATTTTGTATACAGGCATGAACGTGCCCTACACCGTGTTTTTCCTCACGTCGTTCTTTACCACGGTCCCCAGCTCCCTGGCCGAAGCCGCAATGATCGACGGCTGCACCGAAACAAAGGCCCTGTGGAAGGTCATGATCCCCCTGGCCTCGCCCGGTATCATCACGGTAACGATCTTCAACTTTATGGTCATCTGGAACGAATACTTCATGGCCCTGATCTTTGCCAACGGCAACGACGAGATCCGCACCCTTTCCATGGGGCTGCAGAACATCATTACCGCCATGACCTATACCGGCGATTGGGCGGGCCTTTTTGCAGCCGTCATTATGGTGCTTCTTCCCACCCTGGTACTGTATCTGCTGCTTTCCGAAAAAATCGTGTCCGGCATCACCAGCGGCGGCGTCAAGGGATAA
- the lacF gene encoding sugar ABC transporter permease — protein MSSKKRNRRFIWLSLGPALLCFLVMFAYPLLRTILMSLHSMPGISSRMSDWTFVGLDNFTELFHNSVFLASLQNVGKIWLIGGILTLAFALLFAAILGSGVRGKRFWRSAIYLPNTISVVALATMWLQYVFQNKFGMLKTLFTFLGLHDLAKINWTSPRYLFWAMLIASVYSSVGYFMLIFLSGIEGIPHELYESARLDGAGSWQQFWYITLPLIRNVFRTCITLWTINSVNYFAMAKMFSSRMNLRTITPVYYLYDKIFGTAASASSVLNVGSGAAVGILVAILVLVTHVIMNKLLKEEAYEY, from the coding sequence TTGAGCAGTAAAAAACGAAACCGAAGATTTATATGGCTCTCTCTGGGGCCCGCATTGCTGTGTTTTTTGGTAATGTTCGCCTATCCGCTGCTGCGAACGATCCTAATGAGCCTGCACAGTATGCCCGGCATCAGCAGCCGCATGTCGGACTGGACCTTCGTTGGCCTCGACAATTTCACAGAGCTGTTTCACAACAGCGTATTTCTGGCCTCGCTGCAAAATGTGGGCAAGATCTGGCTGATCGGCGGGATATTGACCCTGGCCTTTGCGCTGCTGTTCGCCGCCATTCTTGGCTCCGGCGTCAGGGGAAAGCGCTTTTGGCGGTCGGCGATCTATCTGCCCAATACCATCTCAGTGGTCGCGCTGGCCACCATGTGGCTGCAATACGTGTTCCAGAATAAATTCGGTATGCTGAAAACGCTGTTCACCTTTCTTGGTCTGCACGATCTGGCCAAGATCAACTGGACCTCCCCGCGTTACCTCTTTTGGGCCATGCTGATCGCCAGTGTGTACAGCAGCGTGGGCTATTTCATGCTGATCTTTCTATCCGGCATCGAAGGGATCCCCCATGAGCTGTACGAGAGCGCACGCCTGGACGGGGCGGGCAGCTGGCAGCAATTTTGGTATATCACCCTTCCTCTTATCCGGAACGTGTTCCGCACCTGCATCACCCTGTGGACCATCAACAGCGTCAACTATTTTGCCATGGCAAAAATGTTCTCTTCCCGCATGAACCTGCGCACCATCACACCGGTCTATTATCTTTACGATAAAATCTTCGGGACCGCCGCCTCCGCAAGCAGCGTCCTGAACGTGGGGTCCGGCGCAGCCGTGGGCATTCTGGTGGCAATTTTGGTTTTGGTCACCCATGTGATCATGAACAAACTGTTGAAAGAGGAGGCCTACGAGTATTGA
- a CDS encoding sugar ABC transporter substrate-binding protein yields the protein MKRTRFMVAASLALAAALALSGCSSAPAPASASSPASAPASTPEGEKTLVYWAQWSENEDGVDVLKDAISRFEANNPGYKVQVNWAGRDVRDILKSSLDSGVQIDIVESGFGNIAALGAEYLQDLTPYMAGSSLEASISGGMAGFTKDLAPDGESWYYVPARPFVGTFFYNKAIFQEAGIDTMPATWAEFLDCCQKIKDAGYDPITVDDAYQQSMYGHYLAMMKGTDWVTQLLTEKNSELWNDPAVLQMAQDFAELREKGYLAASVGSNVFPAAQNGEFALGTAAMYYNGSWLPNEVADITGDDFQWGAMFFPAPEGSIYPYTTYTTGCQFYAVTKASQYPEAAFKLLEEFSSVETQTGLVDKVAAMPIINGVPLPEKLQCVGELMEASTDAFVWGGSSEEDGDIRAIINAAFTDLVAGNTTPEQFVKAIQSQMA from the coding sequence ATGAAACGCACAAGATTCATGGTCGCAGCATCTCTTGCACTGGCGGCAGCCCTGGCGCTTTCCGGCTGCTCGTCCGCCCCGGCGCCCGCTTCTGCTTCTTCCCCGGCTTCCGCGCCCGCTTCTACCCCCGAGGGCGAAAAAACGCTTGTCTACTGGGCGCAGTGGAGCGAGAACGAGGACGGCGTTGACGTGCTCAAGGACGCTATCTCCCGCTTCGAGGCCAACAACCCGGGCTACAAGGTGCAGGTGAACTGGGCCGGCCGCGATGTTCGCGACATCTTAAAATCCAGCCTTGACTCCGGCGTACAAATCGACATTGTGGAGAGCGGTTTTGGCAACATCGCCGCCCTGGGCGCCGAGTACCTGCAGGATCTGACCCCCTATATGGCGGGCAGCAGCCTGGAAGCCTCCATCTCCGGCGGTATGGCCGGATTTACCAAGGATCTTGCCCCGGACGGCGAATCCTGGTATTACGTTCCCGCACGCCCCTTCGTGGGCACCTTCTTCTACAACAAAGCCATCTTCCAGGAAGCCGGCATCGACACCATGCCCGCCACCTGGGCCGAATTCCTGGATTGCTGCCAGAAAATCAAGGACGCCGGCTATGACCCCATCACGGTGGACGACGCCTACCAGCAGAGCATGTACGGGCATTACCTTGCCATGATGAAAGGCACCGATTGGGTAACCCAGCTGCTGACCGAAAAGAACAGTGAACTCTGGAACGACCCCGCCGTTCTGCAGATGGCCCAGGACTTTGCCGAGCTGCGCGAAAAGGGCTACCTGGCGGCGTCCGTGGGTTCCAACGTATTCCCCGCCGCGCAGAACGGTGAGTTTGCGCTGGGCACTGCCGCCATGTACTACAACGGTTCCTGGCTTCCCAACGAGGTGGCCGACATCACCGGCGACGATTTCCAGTGGGGCGCAATGTTCTTCCCCGCACCAGAGGGCTCCATCTACCCCTACACCACCTACACCACCGGCTGCCAGTTCTATGCCGTGACCAAGGCCAGCCAGTATCCCGAGGCCGCCTTCAAGCTGCTGGAGGAGTTCTCCTCTGTAGAAACGCAGACCGGCCTGGTCGACAAAGTGGCGGCAATGCCCATCATCAACGGCGTTCCGCTGCCTGAAAAGCTGCAGTGCGTGGGCGAACTCATGGAGGCCAGCACGGATGCGTTCGTATGGGGCGGCAGCTCCGAGGAGGACGGCGATATCCGCGCCATCATCAACGCCGCCTTCACAGATCTGGTCGCCGGCAACACCACCCCCGAGCAGTTTGTAAAAGCCATCCAGTCTCAAATGGCATAA